A region of the Callithrix jacchus isolate 240 chromosome 5, calJac240_pri, whole genome shotgun sequence genome:
GTGGGACCAAGTCCTGTCTGGCCAGCAGGAAGAGGTGGAGTCACCATCTAAGGCTAGGGGAGGGTCAAGATGAGCTCTTGAGTCTGGAATTTGGTGAGCTGGGTTGACCGAAACACAATTTTCTATTCCCAGGCAAggggagactgagggagaagaGAGCAACCGGTGGGTGGATGCCGAGATGGAGACAGCCCGTCAGGTGAGGCCCTGTGGAGGAAGGCCTCCATCAGTGGGCCGCTCCTTATTCCCAGCCCCACATCTGGGCTTCATTACTCTGGCAACACACAGGTGGAAAAATGTGCTGGGGATGTTTTTCTAGAGCAAGAGCAGAAGCCAGACCCTGTGGTGGCTTCCCCACGTCCTTCCACATCAGCACTTGGGCAGACAAACGGCAGGCATTCCTGCACCCTCAGgcgcacacattcacacacacacgtgtggCCCAGGTCTCACCCACATCCACTCCACCACCAGCACACAGTCCCGAAAGCACTGCCTCTGGCACACAGATCCCTGGGAGAGGGTCATGGGGCCTGGAGGACTCTGTGACCACTGAAATCTGATCTAGGTGAAAAGCAGGCAGCAGAATCATAACTTGTGGACAATCTGAAAAATGGCAGACATTGAACAAGGGAAAAATTGGATTTTGTAGAAATATATCAACACAAAATCCAAACCAGTCAAGGCTAATATTGCACATGGTGAAATTGGTTATTGAGTTCAAATTGGCAGAGGCAGCAGATTTTTCTGACATCAGAGCTATAAAGCTGACCCGGGGAGGCTGGACGTGGAGGAAATACTGGTCGTGAGAGTATATCCCCAGTGGCAGTAGATGTTAGTGATTAAACTTGGCACAGTCCAAAAAAATGAGGAATAAAATCTTCCTTATGAAATGTACATGAAAAAATCACTGATCCCCATGGggaaaaattctataaaaataaaaacagaaaatgaaagcaaaacctTTTAGCTGCTTTCTATAGAAAGCTGCTAGAGGAATTAAGTCAACTTCATGCAGATCAAGGAATTACATCTCTGTtcactttggaaaatatattcCCGTAAAAATTCATAAACGTTGGTATAATCCTGATAACTGCAAAGCTTGCATTCCTCAAGCCAGAGGCTCAAAAATCCAGTGGGTCAAGATGGTGGGGTCAAAATGGTGACGTCAAAACTGGGGgccaggccagatgcagtggcgcatgcctgtagtcccagctactcaggaagctgaggtgggaggatcgcttgagcccaggagtttgaggctgcagtgagctatagtcatgccactgtactccagtttgggtgacaaagtgagaccctctctctaaaaatttttttaaatataaaattagtgcaggcatgtgcacacacagtaGCCCTCCTCCCCGGGACACTTGGCATGTTACATCTGGCATCTCCAACCACTCCTCCCTGGAGGAAGCAATGGGGCCTCTGTGACCCACACAGAATTCTGATGGCCTCACAATGTCCCCCTGAGGTCACCACAGAGATAACCTCAACACCCCCTGCACCAGGAGCACAAGTCTGTAGAGGCCAACTGTGGGTGAGTGTCCTTGGTCCTCTCTCTGGCCACCCAGGGGAAGGCAGGGGCTGGAGCCCAAGCGGAAGCCTCAGAGGGAACTGGGAACCGGGACACACCTCAGCCATCCTTCAAGGAGCAGCCCAGTGGAGACTGCCAGCCACCCTGGAAGTCCTTATACCCAAGACCCTTCACCTACCCCCGGGAGAGATGCAAAAAGACACTCTGCAGCTGTCCCCGGCAAATACTGCCATGGGTGGAAGCCAGCAGGCCAGCATATCAGAGGCCCCTAGCAAGAGAGCAACTGGGCAACACACGTGTCCCGAATCCTGTCAGAAGCCCAGCATGTCCAAGGTGATCCTGAGGGCTGTGGCAGATAAGGGGACCTGCAAGTGTGTGTCCCTGGCCACCCTGAAGAAGGCTCTTGCTGCCAAGGGCTACGACATGGCCCGAAATGCTTGTCACTTCAAGCATGTGCTCAAGGGGCTCGTGGACAAGGGCATGCTCAAGCAGGTGACCGGCAAGGGGGCTTCAGGCTCCTTCAGGCTGGGCAAAAAGCAGGCCTCCAAGCCCAAGCTCAAGGTCAAGAGACAACGGCAGCGGAGGCGGCGCTCTGAGCAGCGCATCTCCGGGCAGTCCCGCTCTGGACAGCACCACTTTAGGTCACTACTGGGCTCCAAACAGGGGCACAAGCGGCTTGTCAAGGGGGCTCGAAGGGTGGCTAAATGCCACCACAATTAACGAGGCAGGCCAGGCAAGCAGTCAGGGCTGCCAAGCCCACCACAGGCTCAGTGCAGTGGGAATAAAGGGAGCCTAACTTATTTCTAATCTGATTCCTGGATTCTGGGGTTCAGGGgagtgggagaggaagagggCTAGGGGCACAGAGGAGGAGTAAGGCCATGAGTAGTGGAAACCTGGGCAAAATAAGAGGAAGGATTTGGGAAGGGCTAGAGGAATTGGAAGCATTCATAGACACCAGCTAGTCCAACCGCGTGATCGTGTAGGTGGAGCATCTGACGCCATAAAGAAGGGTGACGAAGATTGTGTGGCAAGATCTGGCCTGGACCCCACGTGTCTGCCTCTTCATTTGCTTCTCACGCAGCAGGTCCCACTCCCCTGTGTCACAACAGGCTCTTCTTCTTTTTGGGAAAGagtaactctgtcacccaggctggagtgcagaggcacaattaccactcactgcagcctcaaccaggctcaagtgatcctcctgtctcagcctcccaagtagctaggactacaggcatactccaccatgcctggctactttaaatctttttgttgtttttgagatgaggtttcactgtgttgcccgggctggcctcaaactcctgggctcaagcaatcctcccacctcagcttcccaaagtgctgggattacaggcatgagccaccacgcctggctcacaAGAGATTCTTCTATGGACACCAGCAAATAataaggctgagtcaggaaagaTCAGGCCCAGCATCCAGCCAGCCCAGGGCTAGAGCTCAGAGGTCAAGGGCAGGGGTGAGTCTGACCccagtgatttatttttctctgctgttCATGGCATAGGTTGGCGGGTCCAACAACTGTCTAGGTGGGCTCCCATCCCACCCCCAGCTTTCCCCTACTCACTCAGAGGTGGCCAGGTCTCTCTTCAGCCTGTGGAAAAATGAAGGAGAGGGTTAGCCCAGCTCTAGGCTTCATGCCAAGGTGCCCCAGGGCATCGTTGTGTGTGTGGAAGTCTGTGTGCAATCATCCACAACGCCCTCCTGGTGCcaggccaggcaggtctcaagcCCCAAGTTGCCTAGAAGGGGGCCCCACACTCCTTTTGTGCCTGAGAACCCCATTCCCAGAGTGTCTGGGTCCCACACAGCACAAGCGCCACTGGGAGTCCCATGGGTGCATGCGCCGGCAGGTGCCCCCCGCCCTCATGCCCACACTCACCGCCCCTCCCGCCGGCAGCACATGACGTAGGCCAGCAGCAAGGTGAGAAGCAGGGCCACCAGCAGGGGCACCAGGAGGGTGACCAGAGCATCCACCAAGAAGTCACGGTCTGGGGCCTCGGTGGGTGGGCAGAAGAACGGGTCGTGCTCTAGGATGCCATCGCCTGGGGTGGGCACCTCGTCTGCAGGCTCTGGCACTGACTTATCCACCTGCACAGAGAGCTCAGGGCTGACACAGGAAGTGGCTAGCTAGACACAGAGGCCCCTAGGAACAGGGCAGGGGTTCTGGGCCATCCTCCTATGACCTCATGCAGCCACAAGGTTTCCTCCTGTCTGCCTTCCCCAGTTCCTGTGACCTAGCAGGACAAGCCAGGACTAGGAGGCACGAGATACAATGTCCAGCAGAGGCAAGACAGCACACTGGTTAGCACACAGCTCTAGGGTCTGGccgcctgggtttgaatccagacTCAGACAAGTCCTTAGCTAGGATGATtgcctctgtgtgcctcagtttcatcacctGTAAAGTCAAGGATAATAGTAGCACCTGTCTCCTGGAGGGCATAAAATAGGTTGATGGGACAGTGCCAAGCACAGAACAAGTGCTAAAAAATGTTGTCAGTCACGAGTCCCTGGCTGAGGACCCTGAGTGAGTTCCTGCTCTGTTGGCCAATTCACAGGAACAGAGTACACCAGCAGTGAGATCCCGAGAACCTCAGCTCAGTGTCCAAAGAGCTGTCGTGAGCATCTTTGGTTTACAGTGTGAAGAGCTATCAGGTCCTTGTTGTAGGTAGGTTTGCTAGGTGGCACCTTAGAGAAAAGCAGACAGCTGTCACGCAGAAGCCCTTGGTGGGGAAAGGGTTTGCGAAGTGCACTGTAATGCAGCTCTTGGGCTGGGCAggtctggagcccaggagttggagaccccACGTGTGGATTGCGGGCTCTGTCGCCCCCTTGTGGGTAAAGGTagaacttgtgtgtgtgtgtctgagggcAATATTGAGAGCATCAGAGAAAGAAATGGGACTGGAGCAGAGAGACAGAGGCGGGAAGCAGCATGGGAGGGAAGGTGAACAGTGATGGGGCcatgccctgccccacccctgggcccagggtccctcctCACCAGGGTCACATTGCACCAGTCAATGCGGAAGTGGGGTGCCAAG
Encoded here:
- the LOC108589889 gene encoding LOW QUALITY PROTEIN: putative histone H1.9 (The sequence of the model RefSeq protein was modified relative to this genomic sequence to represent the inferred CDS: deleted 1 base in 1 codon), which encodes MLHLASPTTPPWRKQWGLCDPHRILMASQCPPEVTTEITSTPPAPGAQVCRGQLWVSVLGPLSGHPGEDAKRHSAAVPGKYCHGWKPAGQHIEAPSKRATGQHTCPESCQKPSMSKVILRAVADKGTCKCVSLATLKKALAAKGYDMARNACHFKHVLKGLVDKGMLKQVTGKGASGSFRLGKKQASKPKLKVKRQRQRRRRSEQRISGQSRSGQHHFRSLLGSKQGHKRLVKGARRVAKCHHN